One window of Dyadobacter sandarakinus genomic DNA carries:
- a CDS encoding LacI family DNA-binding transcriptional regulator, whose product MIKCVKCGEVEGIMKAGYVRGKQRFLCKPCNYYFTIQENDVSAAVQRKRKRHQTTIIDIAKTLGVSNSTVSRALHGHTDISPDTRQAVLDTAALLDYQPNQLAYNLVKSRTNTIGMIVPEFHNPFFPNVIIGAHDVLTKAGYNLTIMQCNESYQVEISNTKAMLANRVDGLLISLTQETNNFDHLNVFEKRGIPLILFNRVCEQIDVPKVVVNDFESAFMAVEHLILNGYERIAHLGGPLTLLVSQERLRGYRAAMEKHGKSIENHMVIQGMLTQQKARIYGQYLLDLAERPNAIFAVNDSAAIEIMLIAKEKGIGIPDELGVVGFSDNPESAYIGPGLTTIRQPTLEMGQTTAEWILQLVDVEELSFSGRKVLNTELIVRGSSMRKGI is encoded by the coding sequence ATGATAAAATGCGTAAAGTGCGGAGAGGTGGAGGGGATCATGAAAGCAGGGTACGTGAGAGGCAAGCAGCGTTTCCTTTGCAAGCCTTGCAACTACTATTTTACGATCCAGGAAAACGATGTATCTGCGGCGGTTCAGCGGAAAAGAAAACGGCATCAAACCACAATCATTGATATTGCGAAAACACTCGGAGTTTCCAACTCCACAGTCTCGCGGGCACTGCACGGCCATACCGATATCAGTCCGGATACCCGGCAGGCGGTGCTGGATACTGCTGCGCTGCTCGACTACCAACCCAATCAGCTGGCCTACAACCTCGTGAAAAGCAGGACGAATACGATCGGGATGATTGTGCCGGAGTTTCACAATCCGTTTTTCCCGAATGTCATCATCGGCGCCCACGATGTGCTCACAAAAGCGGGTTACAACCTCACCATCATGCAATGCAATGAATCGTACCAGGTTGAAATTTCAAATACGAAGGCGATGCTGGCGAACAGGGTAGATGGGCTGCTGATCTCACTAACGCAGGAGACGAACAACTTTGATCATCTGAATGTGTTTGAAAAAAGGGGCATTCCCCTGATTCTCTTCAATCGCGTTTGCGAGCAGATCGATGTGCCTAAGGTAGTGGTCAATGATTTTGAATCTGCTTTTATGGCAGTGGAGCATTTGATACTGAATGGATATGAGCGAATTGCGCACCTTGGCGGGCCCCTCACGCTGCTGGTAAGTCAGGAAAGATTACGGGGCTACCGGGCAGCAATGGAAAAACACGGTAAAAGCATTGAAAACCACATGGTTATTCAGGGTATGCTAACCCAGCAGAAAGCGCGGATTTACGGACAGTACCTGCTCGACCTGGCGGAACGCCCCAATGCCATTTTCGCTGTGAATGATTCGGCCGCAATCGAAATCATGCTGATCGCCAAGGAAAAGGGGATCGGTATTCCTGACGAGCTGGGTGTGGTAGGGTTCAGTGATAATCCGGAGTCGGCTTACATCGGGCCGGGATTAACCACGATCCGGCAGCCGACCCTGGAAATGGGGCAGACAACAGCCGAATGGATTTTACAGCTGGTGGACGTGGAAGAGCTCAGCTTCAGCGGGCGAAAAGTGCTGAATACCGAGCTGATAGTCAGAGGATCTTCCATGCGGAAGGGTATTTAA
- a CDS encoding ABC transporter permease, with product MSMPKQNIPPRWATWLLQCFCPAHRANEMEGDLTELFEMRVKLSGLRQARWRYVQDVFSLLRPSLLKSKPDAYPNPSHTDMLRTYITIAFRNLAKNRTYSAINIVGLSVGMTTAILIGLWMWDELSYNQYHHHYDRIARVMQHQSYNGTTSTTLATPLPMRAALQSEHAGEFTHIASSSWTEDHILSAGEKKISRKGNCVEPDFPSMMSLRIIKGTATGLDNPSSALLSASVAEALFGGEDPINKTIRVDSKDYFKVTGIYEDLPYNTEFRDVTFLLPWKYFLAETPWVKRSETNWSNNSFLLLVQIAPNTTFEKVSAKIEKIKARHAKEEARFDPKAFLHPMSRWHLHSEWENGAAVRGRIQFVWLFGIIGGFVLLLACINFMNLSTARSQKRAKEVGVRKAVGSRRSQLIAQFLSESIMVAMFAFVLGLLMVQVLLPWFNHIADKQITFPWGDHQSWLIGLGFTFVTGILAGSYPALYLSGFRPVKVLTGAGASLRMQAGRFAALSRQTLVIVQFTVSITLVIGTLVVLGQIRHAKNRPVGFDRSGLLSVDMNTPDLLATSRAFRHDLLQTGAAINLAKSSSPAAEVWSSDASFSWPGKDPAQLGDLGTVGITHEYGRTVNWQIREGRDFSPDFPTDSLAMVINESAARFMGLKEAVGTRVQWNGAAYTIIGVVHDIITGSPFMPVQPAVFMLREDWASFIHIRLNPALTAADAISKLEPVFKKYNPGSPFEYKFASEEYDRKFRTEERIGQLATTFASLAIFISCLGLFGLASFFAEQRRKEIGIRKVLGASVASLWKMLSKDFLILVTIACLVAMPIAYYVMHDWLQHYTYRITISWWIFAVTIFGAMVITLITVSFQAVKAALLNPVKSLQNE from the coding sequence ATGAGCATGCCAAAGCAAAATATCCCACCCAGGTGGGCAACCTGGCTCTTACAATGCTTTTGCCCCGCACACCGGGCCAATGAAATGGAAGGTGACCTGACCGAGCTGTTTGAGATGCGGGTAAAATTATCGGGGCTCCGCCAGGCGAGGTGGCGATATGTGCAGGATGTGTTCAGCCTGCTGCGGCCTTCATTGCTGAAAAGTAAACCTGATGCGTATCCAAACCCAAGCCATACCGATATGTTACGAACCTACATCACGATCGCCTTCCGCAATCTTGCCAAAAACCGCACTTACTCCGCTATTAATATCGTGGGCTTGTCTGTTGGCATGACCACCGCTATCCTGATCGGACTCTGGATGTGGGACGAGCTCTCCTACAATCAATACCACCATCATTACGACCGGATCGCACGCGTCATGCAGCACCAAAGCTACAATGGTACCACCAGCACGACGCTTGCCACTCCGCTTCCCATGCGGGCGGCTTTACAAAGTGAACACGCCGGTGAATTCACACATATTGCATCGTCCTCATGGACGGAGGACCATATTTTATCCGCGGGTGAAAAGAAAATTTCCAGAAAAGGCAACTGCGTAGAGCCCGACTTTCCTTCCATGATGTCGCTGCGGATCATCAAGGGTACAGCCACTGGTCTTGATAACCCTTCCTCTGCCCTGCTCTCAGCATCAGTTGCAGAGGCTTTGTTTGGCGGGGAGGATCCAATCAATAAAACCATCAGGGTTGACAGCAAAGACTATTTTAAGGTGACGGGCATTTATGAAGACCTGCCCTATAATACCGAGTTCCGTGACGTAACTTTTTTGCTTCCCTGGAAGTACTTTCTGGCGGAAACACCCTGGGTGAAGCGGTCAGAAACCAACTGGAGTAACAATTCATTTTTGTTGCTCGTGCAGATTGCACCGAATACCACCTTTGAAAAGGTAAGTGCCAAAATAGAGAAGATCAAAGCCCGGCATGCCAAAGAAGAAGCCCGGTTTGACCCAAAAGCATTTCTGCACCCGATGAGCAGGTGGCACCTGCATTCCGAGTGGGAAAATGGCGCGGCTGTTCGCGGACGTATTCAGTTTGTATGGCTGTTTGGCATCATCGGCGGGTTTGTACTGCTGCTGGCCTGCATCAACTTCATGAATTTATCCACCGCGCGTTCACAAAAAAGGGCCAAAGAAGTCGGCGTCCGCAAAGCAGTCGGATCACGACGCAGCCAGCTGATTGCGCAATTCCTGAGCGAATCCATCATGGTTGCCATGTTCGCATTTGTGCTGGGCCTGTTAATGGTACAGGTACTGCTTCCGTGGTTCAACCATATTGCCGACAAACAGATTACTTTTCCGTGGGGTGATCACCAAAGCTGGTTGATCGGCTTGGGCTTTACATTCGTGACGGGCATCTTGGCCGGCAGTTATCCGGCGCTCTACTTGTCAGGCTTCCGGCCCGTTAAAGTCCTCACGGGGGCCGGTGCCTCGCTGCGGATGCAAGCCGGGCGCTTCGCCGCACTGTCCCGCCAGACGCTGGTTATTGTCCAGTTTACGGTATCGATCACCCTGGTGATAGGAACGCTGGTTGTGCTTGGCCAGATCCGCCATGCCAAAAACAGGCCGGTAGGTTTTGACCGGTCGGGGTTATTGTCTGTTGATATGAACACGCCGGATCTGCTGGCCACTTCCCGGGCATTCCGGCACGATCTGCTACAAACCGGCGCGGCCATAAATCTGGCAAAATCATCAAGTCCGGCCGCCGAGGTTTGGAGCAGCGACGCCAGTTTCAGCTGGCCTGGTAAAGACCCCGCCCAGCTGGGTGACCTGGGCACAGTTGGTATCACCCATGAATATGGCAGGACGGTCAACTGGCAAATCAGGGAAGGCCGCGACTTCTCACCCGACTTTCCGACGGACAGCCTGGCCATGGTCATCAACGAAAGTGCCGCCAGGTTCATGGGGCTCAAAGAGGCCGTTGGCACGCGTGTTCAATGGAACGGGGCAGCATATACCATCATTGGAGTGGTCCATGACATCATCACCGGATCACCGTTCATGCCTGTTCAGCCTGCCGTGTTCATGCTGCGGGAAGACTGGGCGTCGTTCATACACATACGACTAAATCCTGCACTCACTGCGGCAGATGCCATTTCAAAGCTTGAACCCGTTTTTAAGAAGTACAATCCCGGCAGCCCTTTTGAATACAAGTTTGCCAGTGAGGAATACGACCGAAAGTTCCGTACCGAAGAAAGGATCGGCCAGCTTGCTACCACCTTTGCATCCCTGGCCATCTTCATCAGCTGCCTGGGCCTCTTCGGGCTTGCATCATTCTTTGCCGAACAACGCCGGAAGGAGATTGGCATCCGCAAAGTGCTGGGCGCATCTGTGGCCAGCCTATGGAAAATGCTTTCCAAAGATTTTTTGATCCTGGTAACCATTGCATGTCTGGTCGCGATGCCCATCGCCTATTATGTAATGCATGACTGGCTGCAACATTATACTTACCGGATTACCATTTCCTGGTGGATTTTTGCGGTGACAATTTTCGGCGCCATGGTCATCACACTGATCACCGTGAGCTTTCAGGCAGTAAAGGCTGCATTACTCAACCCTGTCAAGAGCTTACAGAATGAGTAA
- a CDS encoding PadR family transcriptional regulator: MKGTYLGEFEEVVLLAVAIRTGDAYGAAVVHEIEQQLGRTVNLGAVHTALYRLEEKGLVKSEMGGATPERGGRSKRLYVVTAAGRRALEEIRQLRNQMWETIPKIAWS, from the coding sequence ATGAAAGGCACTTACCTCGGTGAATTTGAAGAAGTGGTTTTACTGGCTGTGGCCATCCGGACGGGCGATGCTTATGGAGCAGCGGTAGTCCATGAAATTGAACAGCAGCTGGGCCGGACCGTCAACCTGGGTGCCGTACACACTGCGCTCTACCGTCTTGAAGAAAAAGGACTTGTCAAATCGGAAATGGGTGGCGCTACACCGGAGCGCGGCGGTCGCAGTAAAAGGCTGTATGTAGTAACGGCAGCGGGCAGGCGGGCATTGGAGGAAATCAGGCAGCTGCGCAACCAGATGTGGGAGACCATTCCTAAAATTGCCTGGTCATGA
- a CDS encoding PadR family transcriptional regulator, producing MKRTYLGEFEEIVLLTVVVMEGQAYGVVLMHEIIQQTGRDVRLNQVHSALQRLEEKGMVKSEMGEPTAERGGRRKRLFKVTAFGQRTLHEIQEVRVNYWTKILNPLKLSTQL from the coding sequence ATGAAGCGGACCTATCTAGGGGAGTTTGAAGAAATCGTTTTACTCACCGTCGTCGTGATGGAGGGACAGGCGTATGGCGTGGTGCTGATGCATGAGATCATCCAACAGACCGGCCGGGATGTAAGGCTCAACCAGGTTCATTCGGCTTTGCAGCGGCTGGAAGAAAAGGGGATGGTGAAATCGGAAATGGGAGAGCCTACGGCCGAGCGGGGCGGCAGACGCAAGAGACTCTTTAAAGTAACTGCTTTCGGGCAGCGAACCCTGCACGAAATCCAGGAGGTGCGCGTGAATTACTGGACAAAAATCCTGAACCCGTTAAAGCTTTCCACCCAGTTATGA
- a CDS encoding ABC transporter permease, translating to MSNHDKLPDLPPWADKLLRFFCAPHLLEEIQGDLHEAFIHKAESAGIRKARRDYWREVLGFFKPRYIRRKQAAGQWNHDYSSKPFFGIDMLRNYLKIAFRNLVKNRGYSAINIGGLGLGMAVAMLIGLWIHDEFAFDKYHKHYDRIAKVMQKGAFNHEVFYNEYMPAPLGKELEVKFADDFEHVVMSSWTSEHILAYADRKFTRKGNYLGAEAPDLFSLNMKQGTRAGLKDQNSIMLSESVARALFGTENPMNKIVKLNNSMNLRVTGVYEDLPYHTEFRDLSFIAPWSLYVATQNWVRTAIENNEWNNNSWQTLVQISPNSNFETVSAKIRNLKLEHAPETAFLKPELLLQPMQKWHLYSGWDKAGNLDGRIRYVWLFGIIGVFVLLLASINFMNLSTARSEKRAREVGIRKAVGSYRTQLIKQFFTESLLVVTLAFVLSVLLVIVILPFFNEVADKKIEFPFDSAWFWLSGSAFTLITGIFSGIYPAIYLSSFQPIKVLKGVINVGRYAAIPRQVLVVLQFTVSVTLVIGTLIVFKQIQYAKNRLIGYDRSGLITVNINTPELYGHYNALRSDLLKTGAVADMSTSSTPTTDMNSSNGGFDWEGKDPNFKENFGTIGVSHDFGKTVGWKFIAGRDLSREFATDSSGMVLNEKAVHYMGLKHPSEVVGKIMKWNGKPFTVVGVIKDMVMDSPFQPVYPTIFMANYNWANVINIKLNPQESAASSLAKVGAVFRKFNPGSPFDYKFTDQQYALKFAAEERIARLASAFAILAIVISCLGLFGLASFTAEQRTKEIGVRKVLGASVANLWALLSGDFIKLVVVSCVISAPVAYYFLHAWLLKYEYRTEISWWVFVAAASGAMLVTMLTVSCQAIKAALLDPVKSLKSE from the coding sequence ATGAGCAACCACGACAAACTTCCCGACCTGCCGCCATGGGCCGACAAACTGCTTCGCTTTTTTTGTGCGCCGCATTTGCTGGAAGAAATACAGGGCGATCTGCACGAAGCATTTATCCATAAAGCCGAAAGTGCCGGCATCAGAAAAGCCCGCCGCGACTACTGGCGGGAAGTGCTGGGATTTTTTAAACCCAGGTATATCCGGCGAAAACAAGCAGCCGGCCAATGGAATCATGATTATTCTTCCAAACCTTTTTTCGGTATCGATATGCTAAGAAATTACTTAAAAATTGCATTCAGGAACCTGGTGAAGAACCGGGGTTACTCGGCCATCAATATTGGCGGCCTGGGCCTGGGCATGGCTGTCGCGATGCTGATCGGATTGTGGATCCACGATGAATTTGCTTTCGACAAGTACCACAAGCATTACGACCGCATTGCCAAGGTCATGCAGAAAGGTGCTTTCAATCATGAGGTTTTTTACAACGAGTACATGCCCGCGCCGCTCGGAAAAGAGCTTGAAGTAAAGTTTGCGGACGATTTTGAACATGTCGTCATGTCGTCCTGGACCAGCGAGCATATCCTGGCTTATGCAGACCGGAAGTTTACCAGAAAAGGAAATTACCTGGGTGCCGAAGCGCCTGATTTGTTTTCCCTGAATATGAAACAAGGCACACGCGCCGGACTTAAAGACCAGAACTCAATCATGCTGTCTGAATCTGTTGCGCGAGCCTTATTTGGTACAGAAAATCCGATGAACAAGATCGTCAAGCTGAATAACAGTATGAACCTCAGGGTGACCGGGGTCTACGAGGATCTTCCCTATCATACCGAGTTCAGGGACCTTTCATTTATTGCCCCATGGAGTTTGTATGTTGCCACGCAGAACTGGGTCAGAACGGCGATCGAAAACAATGAGTGGAATAACAATTCGTGGCAGACGCTGGTACAGATCAGTCCCAACTCAAACTTTGAAACCGTTTCGGCAAAAATCCGGAATTTAAAGCTGGAACATGCGCCCGAAACTGCCTTCCTAAAACCCGAGCTTTTGCTTCAACCCATGCAAAAATGGCATTTGTACAGTGGCTGGGACAAAGCCGGGAACCTCGACGGGCGGATCCGGTATGTCTGGCTGTTTGGCATCATCGGAGTTTTTGTGCTGCTCCTTGCCTCTATCAACTTCATGAACCTGAGTACGGCACGCTCGGAGAAACGCGCCAGGGAAGTAGGCATTCGCAAAGCCGTCGGATCGTACCGTACGCAGCTGATCAAGCAGTTTTTTACAGAATCACTCCTGGTTGTGACGCTGGCTTTCGTACTTTCTGTATTGCTCGTCATCGTGATTCTGCCTTTTTTCAACGAGGTAGCTGACAAAAAGATCGAATTTCCGTTTGATAGTGCCTGGTTCTGGCTCTCAGGAAGTGCATTTACCCTGATCACCGGCATTTTCTCGGGAATCTATCCTGCCATTTATCTTTCTTCCTTCCAGCCCATCAAAGTTTTAAAAGGAGTCATTAACGTAGGCCGTTATGCTGCCATTCCGCGCCAGGTACTGGTGGTTTTGCAGTTCACCGTTTCGGTTACCCTCGTGATTGGTACCCTCATTGTTTTTAAACAGATCCAGTACGCCAAAAACCGGCTCATCGGGTATGACCGCAGCGGGCTGATTACCGTCAACATAAATACGCCCGAATTATACGGGCATTACAATGCATTGAGAAGTGATTTATTGAAAACGGGGGCCGTGGCAGATATGTCGACCTCGTCCACGCCGACAACGGATATGAACTCTTCCAATGGCGGATTTGACTGGGAAGGGAAGGATCCGAATTTCAAGGAAAACTTCGGGACGATTGGAGTGAGCCATGATTTTGGTAAAACAGTCGGCTGGAAATTCATTGCGGGCCGGGACTTGTCACGGGAATTTGCTACGGACTCGTCGGGCATGGTACTTAATGAAAAAGCCGTGCATTACATGGGCCTGAAACACCCCTCTGAGGTTGTCGGTAAAATCATGAAGTGGAATGGAAAGCCATTTACCGTGGTAGGCGTAATCAAGGATATGGTAATGGATTCGCCCTTTCAGCCGGTTTATCCTACGATATTCATGGCCAATTACAACTGGGCGAATGTGATCAACATCAAGCTGAACCCACAGGAATCGGCAGCCAGTTCGCTGGCAAAAGTCGGGGCTGTTTTCAGGAAGTTTAATCCGGGGAGTCCATTTGATTACAAGTTCACCGATCAGCAATATGCACTGAAATTTGCAGCAGAAGAGCGCATTGCCAGGCTCGCTTCTGCATTTGCGATCCTTGCGATTGTGATCAGTTGCCTGGGTTTATTCGGGCTGGCTTCCTTCACAGCCGAGCAGCGCACCAAGGAAATAGGCGTCCGGAAAGTCCTGGGTGCGTCGGTAGCAAATCTCTGGGCATTGCTCTCGGGCGATTTCATAAAACTGGTAGTTGTATCCTGCGTGATCTCGGCGCCAGTTGCCTATTACTTCCTGCATGCCTGGCTCTTGAAATATGAATACCGAACTGAAATATCCTGGTGGGTTTTTGTCGCTGCGGCATCAGGTGCCATGCTGGTTACCATGCTCACAGTGAGTTGCCAGGCCATCAAGGCTGCACTCCTGGATCCGGTGAAGAGTTTAAAAAGTGAGTAA
- a CDS encoding FtsX-like permease family protein, producing the protein MMLQNYFKTAWRNLLRKKLYSILTILGLAIGITFSYLVASFIYQELQVNKLLHAPENQYIIRSEWKNPDLGTDLTTLAPLGEKLRADYPNLVAGFYRYDAITVAVSQGDKHFREDVQTGDSTLLSMYRFPLLHGDANTAMSAPNAVMMTENKALKYFGSTNVVGRTLTLHNFNGGKQAYMVSAVLKNIPVNSVTYLFDKPSEIFIPFGSLEGRADVTDNWDFQYMVSYLQLKKGVNPHDLEKPIQQLLATHASPMVVENLRIYLTPLTEYHRSANNNLIQKMISTLLAVTAFILLMAVVNFVNISIGNASSRLKEIGVRKVLGSEKRQLLFQFLAEAITLAGIACILSVGLYVVSAGAFGEIVGKELPRPGTLLPYALLVPLLFAIVTGLLAGIYPALVLSNIPSVQSMKGLLRSVGEHKAMRRVLLGTQFSIALFVFASAATISQQVHYFLGKNPGFNKEALVSVAVPRDWTPAGVAKSESVRNEFARLNAVNAVSLSYEIPNGNVGRQTGIYNAGRDSAQAVHAQILTTDEKFSETYQINMLAGRFLQNPAQDAKTAEIVINRAAMRSLGYASPAAAVGQQVRLHGFSDPLIIAGVTDNFHFESLHQAIKPLAFLHLRGVNIYRYLTFRLNGNPAGALPELEEKWHTLLPDAPFEYTFLDQTIEKMYVAEIRMQKAARLATVLAIVIVVLGISGMVSLNVARRTREVGIRKVLGASATSVSLLFLREFLIILAIGSALALPLAAFVMTNWLANFNYRIAPDWLTFTCITLGCGGVISLLVWLQTWKAATMNPVKSIKLD; encoded by the coding sequence ATGATGCTTCAAAACTACTTTAAAACTGCCTGGCGCAATCTGCTCCGGAAGAAGTTGTATTCCATTCTCACCATTCTGGGGCTGGCGATCGGGATTACGTTCAGCTACCTGGTTGCGAGCTTTATCTATCAGGAATTGCAGGTCAACAAGTTATTGCATGCACCTGAAAATCAGTATATCATAAGGAGTGAGTGGAAAAATCCGGATTTGGGAACGGACCTGACAACCCTGGCTCCGCTGGGCGAAAAGCTGCGCGCTGACTATCCGAATCTGGTCGCAGGCTTTTACCGGTACGACGCCATTACCGTGGCGGTTTCGCAGGGCGACAAGCATTTCCGGGAAGACGTACAAACGGGCGACTCCACCCTGCTTTCCATGTACCGGTTTCCGCTGCTGCACGGCGATGCCAATACCGCCATGTCGGCGCCGAATGCAGTGATGATGACTGAAAACAAGGCCCTTAAATATTTTGGCAGTACCAATGTGGTGGGTCGTACGCTGACTTTGCACAACTTCAATGGGGGCAAACAGGCTTACATGGTGTCAGCAGTGCTCAAAAACATTCCGGTCAATTCGGTTACCTACCTGTTTGACAAACCGTCAGAAATTTTCATCCCTTTCGGCTCACTCGAAGGTCGCGCCGATGTGACAGACAACTGGGATTTCCAGTACATGGTGAGCTACCTGCAATTGAAAAAAGGCGTCAACCCGCACGATCTTGAAAAGCCGATCCAGCAACTACTAGCCACGCACGCCTCCCCGATGGTGGTTGAAAACTTGCGCATATACCTCACCCCGCTTACTGAGTACCACAGGTCTGCCAACAACAATCTGATCCAGAAAATGATCAGCACCCTGCTGGCTGTCACCGCATTTATCCTGCTGATGGCGGTGGTAAACTTTGTGAACATCTCGATCGGGAATGCATCATCCCGACTGAAAGAAATCGGTGTGCGCAAGGTACTTGGCAGCGAGAAGCGCCAGCTCCTGTTCCAGTTCCTTGCGGAAGCGATTACGCTGGCCGGCATTGCGTGTATCCTGTCGGTCGGGTTGTATGTTGTATCTGCCGGTGCATTCGGCGAGATAGTCGGCAAAGAACTTCCGCGACCGGGCACGCTGCTGCCCTACGCGCTGCTGGTTCCCCTGCTTTTTGCGATCGTGACGGGCTTGCTGGCCGGCATTTATCCGGCATTGGTTCTGTCCAACATCCCGTCGGTTCAGTCCATGAAAGGGTTGCTGCGGTCCGTGGGAGAGCATAAAGCCATGCGGCGCGTGCTCCTTGGCACGCAGTTCAGCATTGCGCTCTTCGTCTTTGCCTCTGCAGCGACCATCTCGCAGCAGGTTCATTATTTTTTAGGTAAAAATCCGGGGTTCAACAAAGAAGCACTGGTATCCGTAGCTGTCCCGCGCGACTGGACACCGGCGGGTGTAGCGAAAAGTGAATCCGTACGCAATGAATTCGCCCGTTTGAACGCAGTCAATGCGGTAAGCCTTTCCTACGAAATACCGAACGGGAACGTAGGCCGGCAGACGGGCATTTACAATGCCGGCCGCGACAGTGCCCAGGCGGTACACGCGCAAATCCTGACGACCGATGAAAAGTTTTCCGAAACGTATCAGATCAACATGCTGGCCGGTCGCTTTTTGCAAAATCCTGCACAGGATGCAAAAACGGCCGAAATCGTGATTAACCGTGCGGCCATGCGCTCGCTGGGCTATGCGTCTCCGGCGGCGGCTGTCGGTCAGCAGGTGCGGCTCCACGGCTTCTCCGACCCGCTCATTATTGCCGGCGTGACCGATAATTTCCATTTTGAATCGTTGCACCAGGCGATCAAACCGCTGGCATTCCTGCATTTGCGGGGAGTAAATATTTACCGATATCTTACCTTCCGCCTGAACGGAAATCCGGCCGGTGCACTGCCGGAACTGGAAGAAAAATGGCATACACTGCTGCCTGACGCGCCATTTGAATACACGTTCCTCGACCAGACAATCGAGAAAATGTATGTTGCCGAGATCCGGATGCAAAAAGCCGCCCGGCTTGCCACGGTGCTCGCGATCGTCATTGTTGTGCTTGGGATTTCAGGCATGGTATCGCTGAACGTGGCCCGGCGCACGCGCGAAGTAGGGATCCGAAAAGTGCTGGGTGCTTCGGCCACGAGTGTGTCGCTCCTGTTCCTCCGGGAGTTCCTGATCATCCTCGCCATCGGCTCCGCGCTGGCACTTCCGCTGGCTGCATTCGTCATGACCAACTGGCTTGCCAACTTCAACTACCGCATCGCACCGGACTGGCTGACCTTCACATGCATCACCTTGGGCTGCGGCGGGGTCATCAGCCTGCTGGTATGGCTGCAAACCTGGAAAGCCGCAACTATGAATCCGGTCAAAAGTATTAAGCTGGATTGA
- a CDS encoding carboxypeptidase-like regulatory domain-containing protein, whose amino-acid sequence MRTISPVTQSLFPAFARTFSDQPASARKHAPFFRFALLMFSLTLMVTSCTTSGIEPDETGAGGKAGYLIGKVTDQKGRGLAGATIFIENTVFKNRGSEVNSSSTGDYQLAMVSGLGQWTVRAYTLTEYHDRVYKMFLHPDNTESFTEEEKPVRNFEWRIQGRTANKSVDLYYGGSAEIYRDINSDIYDTENVAFTFQPVGPLIDGSTGKTLTLQGGKSGSNNHNRIDDIPIGRYKVTAIYKPSGDKLGVRDAWNESEYHDEITIDFMGMEASYRANEIGLGFTNQR is encoded by the coding sequence ATGAGAACAATTTCACCCGTAACACAATCCCTTTTTCCCGCTTTCGCCCGTACATTCTCGGACCAGCCTGCTTCAGCCCGAAAACACGCCCCCTTTTTCAGATTTGCATTACTGATGTTCAGCTTAACCCTGATGGTGACGTCGTGTACAACCAGCGGGATTGAGCCGGATGAAACGGGAGCAGGCGGCAAAGCGGGTTACCTGATCGGAAAAGTTACCGACCAAAAAGGCCGCGGACTGGCCGGAGCGACCATTTTCATTGAAAATACAGTATTTAAAAACCGGGGCTCAGAGGTAAACTCGTCGTCAACCGGCGACTATCAGCTCGCGATGGTATCGGGCCTGGGCCAGTGGACGGTACGTGCCTATACGCTGACGGAATACCATGACCGGGTTTATAAAATGTTCCTGCACCCGGACAATACCGAATCGTTTACAGAAGAAGAAAAGCCCGTCAGAAACTTTGAATGGAGAATTCAGGGGCGCACTGCCAACAAAAGTGTCGATTTGTACTATGGCGGCTCAGCCGAAATCTACCGCGACATCAATTCGGACATCTACGATACCGAAAATGTTGCATTTACCTTCCAGCCCGTGGGCCCGCTGATTGACGGCTCGACCGGCAAAACCCTGACGTTACAGGGCGGTAAAAGCGGCTCAAACAACCATAACCGGATCGATGACATCCCGATAGGCCGGTACAAAGTTACCGCTATCTACAAGCCGTCCGGCGACAAGTTAGGCGTACGTGATGCATGGAATGAAAGCGAATACCACGATGAAATAACCATCGACTTCATGGGAATGGAGGCTTCGTACCGGGCAAATGAAATCGGGCTGGGCTTTACGAACCAAAGATAA